In Pedobacter sp. SL55, the following proteins share a genomic window:
- a CDS encoding AraC family transcriptional regulator, which yields MKKIKPSFEIIEPSFGSSFYYSKYQQNANNKAYLWHYHPEIEMVFVNGGTGKRQIGSHISYYTDGDLILIGSDLPHCGFTDETTGNINEVVIQMKPNFLGSDFLTLKETKGIANLFDKAKYGIAFGKDTMKLVGPVLEKMNNLWPFEKLLALLSVLRELEQASDYKLLNAQNFSLEMQAQDNDRINMVFNYVKDHFTEEISLEQVAEMTSMTVPAFCRYFKKMTKKTFTKFVNEYRVVHASKLLAEKPTSIANISYESGFHNFSHFNKIFKEFTGKSASQYRKELKSII from the coding sequence ATGAAAAAGATAAAACCCAGTTTCGAGATTATAGAACCTTCTTTTGGAAGTTCTTTTTACTATTCTAAATACCAGCAAAACGCAAACAATAAGGCCTACCTTTGGCATTACCACCCAGAAATAGAAATGGTTTTTGTTAATGGAGGAACCGGCAAGCGACAAATAGGTAGCCACATCTCTTATTATACCGATGGCGATTTGATTTTAATAGGCAGCGATTTACCACACTGTGGCTTTACCGACGAAACTACCGGCAACATTAATGAGGTAGTGATACAAATGAAGCCTAATTTTTTGGGATCGGATTTTCTTACCCTAAAAGAAACCAAAGGCATTGCTAATTTATTCGACAAGGCAAAATATGGCATCGCCTTTGGCAAAGACACCATGAAACTTGTTGGGCCAGTTTTAGAAAAGATGAACAACTTATGGCCTTTCGAGAAATTATTAGCGCTTTTAAGCGTACTTAGAGAGCTAGAGCAGGCATCAGACTATAAACTATTAAACGCACAAAACTTTTCGCTAGAAATGCAGGCACAAGATAATGATAGGATCAACATGGTTTTTAATTATGTTAAAGATCATTTTACCGAAGAAATTAGCTTAGAGCAAGTGGCAGAAATGACGAGCATGACCGTACCTGCATTTTGTAGGTACTTTAAAAAGATGACTAAAAAGACCTTCACTAAGTTCGTGAATGAATATAGGGTGGTACACGCTTCAAAACTTTTGGCCGAAAAACCCACCAGCATTGCCAATATCAGCTATGAGAGTGGCTTCCATAACTTTAGTCATTTTAATAAGATTTTTAAAGAGTTTACTGGGAAAAGCGCATCGCAATACCGAAAGGAGCTGAAGTCGATTATTTAA
- the rplI gene encoding 50S ribosomal protein L9, which yields MEIILKQDIKSLGEKDDIVTVKPGYGRNYLIPQGFATLATPSAKKVLAENLKQAAFKQDKIKKDAEGVAARLADVKLSIGAKAGETGKIFGAVNTIQVADALKAKGFEVDRRRITFETEPKTLGEYVANLNLHKEVKVKVPFEVVAE from the coding sequence ATGGAAATTATTTTAAAGCAAGATATCAAATCACTAGGTGAGAAAGATGATATCGTTACGGTAAAACCAGGTTATGGTCGTAACTACTTAATTCCACAAGGTTTTGCAACTTTAGCAACTCCTTCTGCAAAAAAAGTATTAGCAGAAAACTTAAAGCAAGCTGCTTTTAAACAAGATAAAATTAAGAAAGATGCTGAAGGCGTAGCTGCTAGATTAGCTGATGTGAAATTAAGCATTGGTGCTAAAGCAGGCGAAACCGGTAAAATCTTTGGTGCTGTTAACACTATCCAAGTGGCTGATGCATTAAAAGCTAAAGGTTTTGAAGTTGATCGTCGTCGTATTACTTTTGAAACTGAGCCTAAAACTTTAGGCGAATATGTAGCTAACTTAAACTTGCACAAAGAAGTTAAAGTGAAAGTACCTTTCGAAGTAGTAGCTGAGTAA
- the rpsR gene encoding 30S ribosomal protein S18 — MARDQIQYVTAPKVEDNRKKYCRFKKNGIKYIDYKDANFLLKFVNEQGKILPRRLTGTSLKFQRKVAQAVKRARHIGLLPFVTDQLK; from the coding sequence ATGGCAAGAGATCAAATCCAATATGTTACTGCTCCAAAAGTGGAGGATAACAGAAAAAAATATTGCCGTTTTAAGAAAAATGGTATCAAATACATTGATTACAAAGACGCAAACTTTTTGTTGAAATTCGTTAACGAGCAAGGTAAAATTTTACCTCGTCGTTTAACTGGTACTTCTTTGAAGTTTCAACGTAAAGTGGCTCAAGCTGTAAAACGTGCTCGTCACATCGGTTTGTTGCCTTTCGTTACTGACCAATTAAAATAG
- a CDS encoding ferritin: MKDIMRIKCLLSEEVETLINQQIKKEALSSSIYLSMASWCNRNGYDFSADYFFKQAEEERQHQLKFFKYVLDMGGNAVSPEVTNIKQEYNSFREVFEEALEQEVSVTQSIKNIAARCHKEQDYVTLEFLNWFFREQREEEYKARRALELFEVIGEEGTGRWQIDKHVGQISYDSEA, from the coding sequence ATGAAAGATATCATGAGAATTAAATGTTTACTATCAGAAGAGGTAGAAACATTGATCAATCAACAAATAAAAAAAGAGGCACTTTCTTCTTCTATATATTTATCTATGGCATCTTGGTGCAATAGAAATGGCTACGATTTTTCTGCTGATTACTTTTTTAAGCAAGCAGAAGAAGAAAGACAGCACCAGTTAAAATTCTTCAAATATGTGTTAGACATGGGTGGAAACGCTGTTTCTCCAGAAGTAACCAACATCAAACAAGAGTACAACTCGTTCCGTGAGGTATTTGAAGAAGCTTTAGAGCAAGAAGTTAGCGTAACGCAATCTATCAAAAACATTGCTGCCCGTTGCCATAAAGAGCAAGATTATGTTACTTTAGAGTTCTTAAACTGGTTCTTTAGAGAGCAACGCGAAGAAGAATACAAAGCACGCAGAGCACTAGAATTATTCGAAGTAATTGGCGAAGAAGGCACTGGAAGATGGCAAATTGACAAACACGTTGGCCAAATTTCTTACGACAGCGAAGCTTAG
- a CDS encoding ribonucleoside-diphosphate reductase small subunit, whose product MEDELLLRENKDRFVLLPIKFPAIWEMYKKAEASFWTAEEIDLSDDIKHWENLNSGERHFISHILAFFAASDGIVNENLAVNFMSEVQIPEARCYYGFQIMMENIHSETYALLIDTYIKDPEEKDRLFHAIDTVPAVKKKAEWALRWIDNGTFAERLVAFAAVEGIFFSGSFCSIFWLKKRGLMPGLTFSNELISRDEGSHCEFACLLYSMLQNKLSEEQVQTIIKDAVEIEKDFITDALPVKLIGMNADLMKQYIEFVADRWLAELGYSKVYNATNPFDFMEMISLQGKTNFFEKRVGDYQKSGVLTSSEDKAQAFSLDEDF is encoded by the coding sequence ATGGAAGACGAATTATTACTAAGAGAGAACAAGGATCGATTTGTACTATTGCCAATTAAATTTCCGGCAATTTGGGAAATGTATAAAAAGGCCGAAGCTAGCTTTTGGACAGCTGAGGAGATAGACCTTTCTGACGATATCAAACATTGGGAAAACTTGAACAGTGGCGAGCGTCATTTCATTTCACATATCTTAGCTTTCTTTGCTGCAAGTGATGGTATAGTGAACGAAAACCTAGCGGTTAACTTCATGAGCGAAGTTCAAATTCCAGAGGCACGTTGCTATTACGGTTTCCAGATCATGATGGAAAACATCCACTCGGAAACTTATGCCTTATTAATTGATACTTATATCAAAGATCCAGAAGAAAAAGATAGACTATTCCATGCTATTGATACCGTACCTGCGGTAAAGAAAAAAGCAGAATGGGCATTGCGCTGGATTGATAATGGCACTTTTGCCGAGCGCTTGGTGGCTTTTGCTGCGGTAGAAGGTATTTTCTTTAGTGGTAGTTTCTGTTCTATTTTCTGGCTAAAGAAACGTGGTTTAATGCCGGGCTTAACTTTTAGTAACGAGCTAATTTCTAGAGATGAAGGTTCGCACTGCGAGTTTGCCTGCCTGCTTTACAGTATGTTGCAAAACAAATTGAGCGAAGAGCAAGTGCAAACGATCATTAAAGATGCGGTAGAAATTGAAAAAGATTTCATTACAGATGCTTTGCCAGTTAAATTAATTGGCATGAATGCAGATTTGATGAAACAGTATATTGAGTTTGTAGCCGATAGGTGGTTGGCCGAACTTGGTTACTCGAAAGTGTATAACGCTACCAATCCATTTGATTTTATGGAGATGATTTCGCTGCAAGGCAAAACCAATTTCTTCGAAAAACGTGTAGGCGATTATCAAAAAAGTGGCGTGTTAACTTCTTCGGAAGATAAAGCACAGGCTTTTTCATTAGATGAAGATTTTTAA
- a CDS encoding ribonucleoside-diphosphate reductase subunit alpha has protein sequence MFVIKRDGRKEAVKFDKITARIEKLCYGFNAELVDPIDVARKVIEGLYDGVTTSELDNLAAETAASLTTKHPDYALLASRIAVSNLHKNTLKSFSKTMELLYNYIDPKTEKNSSLIADDVWKVIQDNADILDSTIIYDRDFGFDYFGFKTLEKSYLLKVNGVIVERPQHLFMRVAVGIHKEDIESAITTYNLMSERWFTHATPTLFNAATPKPQMSSCFLLTMQDDSIEGIYDTLKQTAKISQSAGGIGLSIHNIRATGAYIGGTNGTSNGIVPMLRVFNDTARYVDQGGGKRKGAFAIYLEPWHADVFEFLDLRKNHGKEEMRARDLFYALWINDLFMQRVEENGEWSLFSPDEAPGLADCHSEEFNKLYVKYEQEGKARKVVKAQELWFAILDSQIETGTPYLLYKDAANSKSNQQNLGTIKSSNLCTEIIEYTSKDEVAVCNLASLALPRFVINGEFDHQKLYDVTYQAALNLNKIIDYNYYPVKEAENSNLRHRPIGLGVQGLADAFILMRYPFESDAAKQLNKDIFETIYFAAMTASADLAEKHGAYKTFKGSPLSQGKFQFDLWNVTPDSNRWDWESLRKRVVKKGVYNSLLVAPMPTASTSQILGNNECFEPYTSNIYTRRVLSGEFIVVNKHLLKDLVALGLWSPQMKDRIILANGSIQDIAEIPDYIKELYKTVWEIKMKNIIDMSADRGAYICQSQSLNLFINAPNTSKLTSMHFYAWKKGLKTGMYYLRTQAASQAVKFTVENQGGKAIEAVIPANIPQNQVAEEIIDGPVCTMEEGCISCSG, from the coding sequence ATGTTTGTAATAAAAAGAGATGGCCGCAAAGAAGCGGTAAAATTTGACAAGATTACAGCTCGTATCGAGAAGCTGTGCTACGGTTTTAATGCTGAATTGGTAGATCCTATTGATGTGGCGAGAAAGGTAATTGAGGGCTTGTACGATGGGGTAACTACATCAGAATTAGATAACTTGGCAGCAGAAACAGCAGCTTCTTTAACTACAAAACATCCTGATTATGCTTTGCTGGCATCACGTATTGCCGTATCTAACCTGCATAAAAACACGTTGAAATCTTTTTCAAAGACTATGGAGTTGTTGTATAACTACATCGACCCAAAAACAGAAAAAAATTCTTCGTTAATTGCTGATGATGTTTGGAAAGTTATCCAAGACAATGCAGATATTTTAGACAGTACCATTATTTACGATAGAGATTTTGGTTTCGACTATTTCGGTTTCAAAACCTTAGAAAAATCATATCTATTAAAAGTTAACGGTGTAATTGTAGAACGCCCACAACATTTATTTATGCGTGTGGCCGTTGGTATCCACAAAGAAGATATCGAAAGTGCAATTACAACTTACAACTTAATGAGCGAACGCTGGTTTACCCATGCAACGCCTACTTTGTTTAACGCCGCTACGCCAAAACCTCAAATGTCGTCGTGTTTCTTGCTAACCATGCAAGACGATAGCATTGAAGGTATTTACGACACTTTGAAACAAACTGCAAAAATTTCTCAAAGTGCTGGTGGTATTGGTTTAAGCATACACAACATTCGTGCTACGGGAGCTTACATTGGTGGTACTAATGGTACTAGCAACGGTATTGTGCCAATGCTACGTGTATTTAACGATACAGCTCGTTACGTAGATCAAGGTGGTGGTAAACGTAAAGGTGCTTTTGCCATTTATTTAGAGCCTTGGCATGCTGATGTTTTCGAATTCTTAGACTTGCGTAAAAACCACGGTAAAGAAGAAATGCGTGCCCGCGATTTGTTCTATGCACTTTGGATTAACGATTTGTTTATGCAACGTGTAGAGGAAAATGGCGAATGGAGCTTGTTCTCGCCAGATGAAGCACCAGGCTTAGCAGATTGCCATAGCGAAGAGTTTAACAAACTTTACGTAAAGTATGAGCAAGAAGGCAAAGCTCGCAAGGTAGTTAAAGCACAAGAACTTTGGTTTGCTATTTTAGACTCGCAAATTGAAACTGGTACTCCTTATTTGTTGTACAAAGATGCAGCTAACTCTAAATCAAACCAACAAAATCTAGGTACCATTAAGTCTTCTAACTTATGTACCGAAATTATCGAGTATACTTCTAAAGATGAAGTTGCGGTTTGTAACTTGGCTTCGTTGGCATTGCCTCGTTTCGTAATCAACGGCGAATTCGATCATCAAAAATTATACGATGTAACTTATCAAGCGGCATTAAACTTGAACAAAATCATCGATTATAACTATTACCCAGTTAAAGAAGCTGAAAATTCGAACTTGCGCCACCGTCCAATTGGTTTGGGGGTACAAGGTTTGGCAGATGCGTTTATTTTGATGCGTTATCCGTTTGAAAGTGATGCAGCTAAACAATTGAACAAAGATATTTTCGAAACCATTTATTTCGCTGCAATGACCGCTTCGGCAGATTTGGCAGAGAAACATGGTGCTTACAAAACTTTCAAAGGATCTCCGCTTTCTCAAGGTAAATTCCAATTTGATTTATGGAACGTAACGCCAGACAGCAACCGTTGGGATTGGGAAAGCTTGAGAAAACGTGTAGTTAAAAAAGGGGTGTACAATTCGTTATTGGTAGCACCAATGCCAACCGCTTCAACTTCTCAAATTTTGGGTAACAACGAGTGTTTCGAGCCTTATACTTCAAATATCTACACTCGTAGGGTATTAAGTGGCGAGTTCATTGTAGTAAACAAACACTTGTTGAAAGACTTAGTAGCTTTAGGTTTGTGGTCTCCACAAATGAAAGATAGAATTATCTTAGCCAATGGCTCGATCCAAGACATCGCTGAAATTCCAGATTATATCAAAGAACTGTACAAAACAGTTTGGGAAATCAAGATGAAGAACATCATCGATATGTCGGCTGATAGAGGTGCTTACATTTGTCAGTCTCAATCGCTAAACTTGTTCATCAATGCACCAAATACTTCAAAACTAACTTCAATGCACTTCTACGCTTGGAAAAAAGGATTGAAAACAGGTATGTACTACCTGCGTACACAAGCGGCTTCGCAAGCAGTTAAGTTTACGGTAGAAAACCAAGGTGGTAAAGCTATAGAAGCTGTAATTCCAGCAAATATTCCTCAAAATCAAGTTGCCGAGGAAATTATAGACGGCCCAGTTTGTACCATGGAAGAAGGTTGCATTAGCTGCTCGGGATAA
- a CDS encoding septal ring lytic transglycosylase RlpA family protein yields the protein MRLLLFLCFIALGAKSQNVVAKATDTTKKIIFTTYYANKFEGKKTTSGERYRGAKFTAAHRTLPFGTMVTVKNLRTGKSVQVRVNDRGPFSKKFSLDVSKAAAKAIGIYRLGYAKVEISYVLD from the coding sequence ATGAGATTATTGTTATTCTTATGCTTTATCGCATTAGGTGCTAAATCGCAAAATGTAGTGGCAAAAGCTACAGATACCACCAAGAAAATTATTTTTACCACTTACTACGCCAATAAATTTGAAGGCAAAAAAACTACCAGCGGCGAGCGTTACCGCGGTGCTAAATTTACTGCTGCTCATCGTACCCTTCCTTTTGGTACTATGGTTACGGTTAAGAACTTGCGTACCGGAAAATCAGTACAAGTAAGGGTTAATGATCGGGGTCCTTTCAGTAAAAAATTTTCTTTGGATGTTTCTAAAGCTGCTGCCAAAGCAATAGGTATTTATCGCTTAGGATATGCCAAAGTAGAAATCTCCTACGTGCTAGATTAA
- the rpsF gene encoding 30S ribosomal protein S6 has product MNQYETVIVLTPLLSEEAAKEAIAKFTAIIKDSGAEIIAEDNWGLRKLAYPIDKKGNGFFHLTEYKSGGELINKLELELKRDERVLRFLTVRLDRHAIAYSEKKRSGAFNKKPKKEEASA; this is encoded by the coding sequence ATGAATCAGTACGAAACTGTTATCGTTCTTACCCCATTGTTATCTGAAGAAGCTGCAAAAGAGGCAATTGCCAAATTTACAGCAATTATCAAAGATAGCGGAGCCGAAATTATCGCAGAAGATAATTGGGGTTTGAGAAAATTAGCGTATCCGATCGACAAGAAAGGAAACGGATTCTTTCATCTTACAGAATATAAATCTGGTGGTGAATTAATAAACAAGTTAGAGCTAGAATTGAAACGTGATGAGCGTGTTTTACGTTTCTTAACTGTGAGATTAGATCGTCATGCAATTGCATATAGCGAGAAAAAACGCAGCGGTGCTTTTAACAAAAAACCTAAGAAAGAGGAGGCTTCAGCGTAA
- a CDS encoding DNA polymerase III subunit gamma/tau — translation MENFIVSARKYRPATFETVVGQQHITGTLKNAIKNNQLAQAFLFCGPRGVGKTTCARILAKTINCTSLTAEQEACGTCESCQSFQSGHSFNFHELDAASNNSVDDIRSLIEQVRIPPQAGKYKIYIIDEVHMLSTSAFNAFLKTLEEPPSYAIFILATTEKHKILPTILSRCQIFDFNRIQVDDIANHLAKIAERENIATDNDGLHIIAQKADGGLRDALSMFDQIVSYTNRNVTYQAVIANLNILDYDYYFKLTDYLTSGDVSNTLLLFNEILNNGFDGNNFINGLAGHFRNLLVGKDNQTIQLLEVSENIKQKYLAQSNGANLGFILTALNLANQCDLNYKNSKNQRLQVELALIKMCHIPSVIQLANTATDQDQDKKKL, via the coding sequence ATGGAAAATTTTATTGTTTCTGCCCGTAAATATCGCCCAGCCACGTTCGAAACCGTAGTTGGACAGCAGCATATTACCGGAACTTTAAAAAATGCCATTAAAAATAATCAACTGGCGCAAGCTTTCTTATTTTGCGGACCGCGTGGTGTAGGTAAAACTACTTGTGCACGTATCTTAGCAAAAACCATTAACTGTACCAGTTTAACCGCCGAGCAAGAAGCCTGTGGCACTTGCGAAAGCTGCCAATCTTTCCAATCGGGACATTCTTTTAACTTTCATGAGCTAGATGCTGCCTCAAACAACTCTGTTGACGACATTAGAAGTTTGATTGAGCAGGTAAGGATACCGCCGCAAGCCGGAAAATATAAAATCTACATCATAGATGAGGTTCACATGTTATCAACCAGTGCATTTAATGCTTTTTTGAAAACATTGGAAGAACCACCATCTTATGCCATATTTATTTTAGCTACTACAGAGAAGCACAAAATATTGCCAACCATTTTATCTCGTTGTCAGATTTTTGATTTTAACAGGATACAAGTTGATGATATTGCTAATCACTTAGCCAAAATTGCCGAAAGAGAAAATATTGCAACCGATAACGACGGCCTGCACATTATTGCCCAAAAAGCCGATGGTGGGTTGCGTGATGCACTTTCGATGTTTGACCAAATTGTTAGTTACACTAACAGAAATGTAACCTACCAAGCGGTAATTGCCAATCTGAATATTTTAGATTATGACTATTATTTTAAGTTAACTGATTACCTAACCAGCGGCGATGTAAGCAATACGCTCCTACTTTTCAATGAGATATTGAATAACGGATTTGACGGCAATAACTTCATCAACGGTTTGGCTGGTCACTTTAGAAATTTATTGGTTGGCAAAGATAACCAGACTATCCAACTACTAGAAGTAAGCGAAAATATTAAGCAGAAATACCTGGCGCAAAGTAATGGTGCAAATTTAGGCTTCATTTTAACGGCACTAAATTTAGCTAACCAATGCGATCTTAATTACAAGAACAGTAAAAATCAGCGGTTGCAGGTTGAGCTGGCACTCATTAAAATGTGCCACATTCCATCTGTAATTCAACTCGCCAACACCGCAACTGACCAAGATCAGGATAAAAAAAAACTTTAG
- a CDS encoding FAD-binding and (Fe-S)-binding domain-containing protein, with product MSNLTNLITSFQKLNAGFDGELFFDNSAAHEAQKLVYSTDASVYQEKPLAVAVPKTKEGIKQLIDFANENRLTLIPRAAGTSLAGQVVGNGLIVDISKYLNQILEINAEEKYVRVQPGVIRDDLNLALKPFGLMFGPETSTANRAMIGGMIGNNSCGLHSIVWGDTRQNLLEVKGYLSNGQEVTFNELSLTAIEEKAQQNSLEGVIYKGISALVNNPKNIEAIEKGYPKKSLTRRNTGYALDFLIPEEGKETLNMCELIAGSEGTLMFVTEAKLNLLPLPPKMDALVCVHFNSLAESLLANIIILKHQPMASELVDKYIMDFTKGHPVYQHNRFFIEGEPEALLMVEFFAETQQELDSKTSALIADLKLAGLGYAYPVVYGAQTKLAWDVRKAGLGLIRNLPGDTQPVNLIEDCAVAPEDLPAYIEELQQLLDKHQLKASYYAHAGAGELHVEPMINLKTTEGKELFRTVLKETAALVKKHNGSLSGEHGDGRLRGEFIADVLGAEVYQLLKEVKQLFDPLGVFNANKIVDTPPMNEFLRYEADKPVKPIQTIFDFSKNESILRLAEKCSGSGDCRRTHVAGGTMCPSYMATRQEKDTTRARANILRQFLTNSQGDNPFNHKEIKEVMDLCLSCKACKSECPSSVDVAKMKAEFLQHYYDANGVPFRTRVIANFTKSQALGAIVPSIYNALIANNFTSKLIKKIIGFAPDRSLPKVGKTTLRSWKKKHDNKQSLQVRDKKVYLFCDEFTNYNDVEIGITAIKLLERLGYQVIIPQHEESGRTYLSKGLLRDAKALANKNVSLLADLVNIEAPLLGVEPSALLTFRDEYPELVDAHLVQKAKHLAQNCFLIEEFLWQEFETGKISADQFTTKPQQIKLHGHCYQKSLNALTPTEKILGMPANYTVEMIPSGCCGMAGSFGYEEEHYEVSMQVGELVLLPAVRNAATDTIIAAAGTSCRHQIKDGAQKVAKHPVEILWEALK from the coding sequence GTGTCAAATCTTACCAACCTAATTACTTCTTTCCAAAAACTAAATGCTGGTTTTGATGGAGAACTTTTTTTCGATAATTCTGCCGCCCACGAAGCCCAGAAGTTAGTTTATTCTACCGATGCTTCAGTTTATCAAGAGAAGCCTTTGGCTGTAGCTGTACCTAAAACAAAAGAGGGTATTAAACAACTTATTGATTTCGCTAACGAAAATCGCTTAACACTTATTCCAAGAGCGGCAGGTACATCGCTAGCGGGCCAAGTAGTTGGTAACGGATTAATTGTTGATATCTCTAAGTATCTCAATCAGATTTTAGAAATCAATGCCGAAGAGAAATATGTGAGGGTGCAACCTGGTGTAATTAGAGATGATTTGAACCTTGCGCTAAAGCCATTTGGCTTAATGTTCGGCCCCGAAACTTCTACAGCCAACCGAGCCATGATTGGCGGTATGATTGGCAATAACTCTTGCGGTTTACACTCTATTGTGTGGGGCGATACCCGCCAGAATTTATTAGAGGTAAAAGGCTATTTAAGCAATGGACAGGAGGTAACATTTAACGAACTGTCTTTAACTGCGATAGAAGAAAAGGCACAGCAAAATAGTTTGGAAGGTGTAATTTACAAAGGCATTTCTGCGTTGGTAAACAATCCTAAGAACATAGAAGCCATTGAAAAAGGTTATCCCAAAAAATCCCTAACTAGAAGAAATACCGGGTATGCCTTAGATTTTCTAATTCCCGAAGAAGGAAAGGAAACGTTGAACATGTGCGAGCTGATTGCCGGCTCGGAAGGTACTTTGATGTTTGTAACCGAAGCGAAGTTGAACCTATTGCCTTTGCCTCCTAAAATGGATGCCTTGGTTTGTGTGCATTTCAACTCTTTAGCCGAATCGTTGTTAGCCAACATTATCATTTTGAAGCACCAACCGATGGCTTCAGAGTTGGTTGATAAATACATCATGGACTTTACCAAAGGGCATCCCGTTTATCAGCATAACCGCTTTTTTATTGAAGGCGAACCAGAAGCCTTGCTAATGGTAGAGTTTTTTGCCGAAACACAACAGGAATTAGATTCTAAAACTTCTGCTTTGATAGCAGATTTAAAACTGGCAGGTTTAGGTTACGCTTATCCGGTTGTGTATGGCGCTCAAACTAAATTAGCATGGGATGTTCGTAAAGCGGGTTTGGGTCTAATCAGAAATTTACCAGGCGACACACAACCTGTGAATTTAATTGAAGATTGTGCCGTAGCACCAGAAGATTTGCCAGCCTATATCGAAGAGCTTCAACAACTGCTCGATAAGCATCAATTAAAAGCATCTTACTATGCCCATGCTGGTGCTGGGGAGTTGCACGTAGAACCTATGATTAACCTTAAAACGACCGAGGGTAAGGAGCTTTTTAGGACGGTTTTAAAAGAAACCGCGGCTTTAGTTAAAAAGCATAACGGTTCGTTAAGTGGAGAACATGGCGACGGAAGGTTAAGAGGGGAGTTTATAGCAGATGTATTGGGTGCTGAGGTTTATCAATTGCTAAAAGAAGTGAAGCAATTGTTCGATCCACTTGGTGTTTTTAATGCCAACAAGATTGTGGACACGCCACCAATGAACGAGTTTTTGCGCTATGAAGCGGATAAGCCGGTAAAACCTATTCAAACGATTTTTGATTTTTCTAAGAACGAAAGTATATTAAGGCTGGCCGAAAAATGTTCGGGATCTGGCGATTGCAGGCGAACACATGTGGCAGGTGGCACCATGTGCCCATCATACATGGCCACTCGCCAAGAGAAAGATACCACCAGAGCAAGAGCAAATATTTTACGCCAGTTTTTAACCAATTCGCAGGGCGATAACCCGTTTAACCACAAAGAAATTAAAGAAGTGATGGATTTGTGTTTGAGCTGTAAGGCTTGTAAGTCAGAATGTCCATCAAGTGTAGATGTAGCCAAAATGAAAGCAGAATTTTTGCAACACTACTACGATGCCAATGGCGTACCTTTCCGTACTCGAGTAATCGCAAATTTCACAAAATCGCAGGCTTTGGGTGCTATTGTGCCATCTATCTACAATGCCTTAATTGCCAATAATTTCACGAGTAAATTAATTAAAAAGATAATCGGTTTTGCTCCAGACCGCTCACTGCCAAAAGTAGGCAAAACTACCTTGCGTAGTTGGAAGAAAAAGCACGACAATAAACAATCGTTGCAGGTTAGGGATAAAAAAGTTTACTTATTCTGCGATGAATTTACCAACTATAATGATGTTGAAATTGGTATAACTGCCATTAAACTTTTGGAGCGATTGGGTTATCAGGTAATTATTCCGCAGCACGAAGAAAGCGGAAGAACCTATCTATCTAAAGGATTGTTACGTGATGCTAAAGCTCTAGCTAACAAGAATGTAAGTTTATTGGCAGATTTAGTAAACATAGAAGCGCCATTATTGGGTGTAGAACCTTCGGCTTTATTAACATTTAGAGATGAATACCCTGAATTGGTGGATGCTCATTTGGTACAGAAAGCAAAACACTTGGCACAAAATTGCTTTTTAATTGAAGAATTTTTATGGCAAGAATTTGAGACAGGAAAAATTAGTGCCGATCAGTTTACGACTAAGCCACAGCAGATTAAACTTCATGGTCACTGTTACCAAAAATCTTTAAATGCATTAACACCTACCGAAAAGATTTTGGGAATGCCTGCTAATTACACCGTAGAAATGATACCTTCTGGCTGTTGTGGTATGGCAGGTTCTTTTGGCTACGAAGAAGAACATTACGAAGTATCGATGCAAGTAGGGGAGTTGGTATTGTTGCCAGCAGTTAGAAATGCAGCTACAGATACCATTATTGCCGCTGCGGGAACAAGTTGTAGGCACCAAATTAAAGATGGTGCTCAAAAAGTGGCCAAACATCCTGTAGAAATTTTGTGGGAGGCTTTGAAATAG